From a region of the Oryza sativa Japonica Group chromosome 6, ASM3414082v1 genome:
- the LOC4340729 gene encoding RING-H2 finger protein ATL52 yields the protein MASPSSSSVISIFLLVAGVALMLVVHIVVVFWALRRGRGASRGEEEAAPGRAAEGNGGGARGGGGKGLSADEIGALPCHDVVKGGGGGDCAVCLEELEAGDRCRRLPRCEHSFHAPCVDSWLRKSRWCPVCRADVVGRAPEGERKMAAAAAAVETTVAGRSSSPATGEIVAER from the coding sequence atggcgtcgccgtcgtcgtcgtcggtgatctccatcttcctcctggTGGCCGGCGTCGCGCTGATGCTGGTCGtccacatcgtcgtcgtcttctgggcgctgcggcgcgggcgcggggcgtcgcgcggcgaggaggaggcggcgcccgggcgcgcggcggaggggaACGGCGGtggagcccgaggaggaggagggaagggcCTGTCCGCCGACGAGATCGGCGCGCTGCCGTGCCACGACGTCgtcaagggcggcggcggcggggactgCGCGGTGTGCCTGGAGGAGCTGGAGGCCGGGGACCGGTGCCGGCGGCTGCCGCGGTGCGAGCACAGCTTCCACGCGCCGTGCGTGGACTCGTGGCTGAGGAAGAGCCGGTGGTGCCCCGTGTGCCGCGCCGACGTGGTTGGCCGGGCGCcggagggggagcggaagatggcggcggcggcggcggccgtggagaCCACCGTGGCAGGGAGGAGTAGTAGCCCCGCCACGGGGGAGATCGTCGCCGAAAGATAG
- the LOC107275293 gene encoding uncharacterized protein: MPPKAQRRCTTAVDIDRNTTLMAPKKKGQAKRPRSAPKITETPLNDYELKRMRTCLQNNAMMRRLGVPALSSIVFGNSVAQRDREKNKDNDDPDFDANAEDDDLSEGYVSNDSLVPETEDLQNMKSGHDCLKHKPATKKSKKNTENVTSVTHHAIGGKRVVAPLQPGKVTRSKKHVAPDVLATREVLVADTQAEIPIQATSEVLAADTQAEIPIQALSEVNAAHTEEGVGWNDDCQMDTTPHLDEHTLDDTNVNENAEGDSEDAEAYEERWIRGPNVGRGLERMSRSKKGKLPVVIEPGKMRPNSVKIAAKFATECNIAVRNHVPIFPKWKDYKDNKKLLRFYINKVGSKFDMDTTAGPVRKACVAMMKRAVCQQRHKLKKKYFDPYPLHLVLKTSPVTCMSDLQWLQLVEHWKDEKKMLICEKNKANRAKVQFHQTTGSRSYDMHIIELGDKYKDAPPNGLDLFKELHCSKKKAFAPAVQSAIAEMEMKIAEPVEDGCEPKSVNDAVSEVLAGKTKKNKFLVNVGINSLPVDSSAGSRRELQAALVEEKQTSADLRELVNIQRQQLDEMVKKMQAAEEERAKNDEEMKQRQAETDTLLRRLMAMIPSSQARI, from the exons ATGCCGCCGAAAGCCCAACGACGCTGCACCACCGCAGTGGACATCGACCGCAACACCACCCTAATGGCGCCGAAGAAGAAAGGGCAAGCAAAGAGGCCCCGGTCAGCACCCAAGATTACAG AAACCCCACTTAATGACTATGAACTGAAAAGGATGAGAACGTGTCTTCAGAACAATGCTATGATGCGACGGCTAGGGGTACCAGCATTATCCAGTATTGTGTTTGGAAATTCAGTTGCCCAGCGAGATAGAGAAAAGAATAAGGACAATGATGACCCTGACTTTGATGCCAATGCTGAAGATGATGATCTCAGTGAGGGCTATGTTAGTAATGATAGCCTAGTACCTGAGACTGAAGACCTACAGAACATGAAGTCTGGACATGATTGCTTGAAACATAAG CCTGCTACCAAGAAATCCAAGAAGAATACTGAGAATGTAACCTCTGTGACTCATCACGCCATAGGGGGCAAAAGAGTTGTTGCACCATTGCAACCTGGTAAAGTGACGAGGTCTAAAAAGCATGTGGCACCAGATGTTCTTGCTACACGTGAGGTTCTTGTTGCTGATACTCAAGCTGAGATCCCAATTCAGGCTACAAGTGAGGTTCTCGCTGCTGACACTCAAGCTGAAATCCCAATTCAGGCTTTAAGCGAGGTTAATGCTGCTCATACTGAAGAAG GTGTTGGATGGAACGATGATTGCCAGATGGACACTACCCCCCACCTTGATGAGCATACTCTTGATGACACCAACGTCAATGAAAACGCAGAGGGTGATTCTGAAG ATGCAGAAGCATATGAGGAGAGGTGGATAAGGGGTCCTAATGTAGGAAGAGGTCTTGAAAGGATGTCCCGCTCAAAGAAGGGCAAACTTCCTGTGGTCATTGAACCAGGTAAAATGAGGCCAAACTCTGTGAAAATTGCTGCAAAATTTGCCACCGAGTGCAACATTGCAGTCAGGAACCATGTTCCCATATTCCCAAAATGGAAGGATTACAAGGACAACAAGAAACTCTTAAGGTTTTACATCAACAAAGTTGGG TCAAAGTTTGATATGGACACAACTGCTGGTCCTGTGAGAAAGGCATGTGTGGCAATGATGAAGAGAGCTGTTTGCCAGCAGCGACATAAGCTCAAAAAGAAGTATTTTGATCCTTATCCACTTCATCTGGTGTTGAAAACATCTCCTGTAACATGCATGAGTGATCTTCAGTGGCTTCAACTTGTTGAACACTGgaaggatgaaaaaaaaatg TTGATTTGTGAAAAGAACAAAGCAAACAGAGCTAAAGTGCAGTTCCACCAGACAACTGGTTCTCGCAGCTATGACATGCACATCATCGAATTG GGGGACAAGTACAAAGATGCACCACCAAATGGGCTTGATTTGTTTAAAGAGCTCCACTGCAGCAAGAAGAAAGCCTTCGCTCCTGCTGTACAATCAGCTATT GCTGAAATGGAGATGAAGATCGCAGAACCTGTTGAGGATGGCTGTGAACCGAAGTCAGTGAATGATGCTGTTTCTGAAGTGCTTGCTGGCAAAACTAAGAAGAACAAATTTCTTGTGAATGTGGGGATCAACAGCTTACCTGTCGATTCCAGTGCTGGAAGTCGCCGCGAGCTACAAGCCGCACTGGTGGAGGAGAAGCAGACATCAGCAGATCTTAGGGAGCTAGTGAACATTCAGCGCCAACAGCTGGATGAGATGGTGAAGAAAATGCAGGCAGCAGAAGAAGAAAGGGCCAAGAATGATGAGGAGATGAAGCAGAGGCAAGCCGAAACTGATACTCTACTTAGGCGTTTGATGGCCATGATTCCATCGAGTCAGGCAAGAATTTAA
- the LOC4340728 gene encoding uncharacterized protein, protein MDRRWIHGALFTPDYIDGVRNFMKFVEERFPGDAAILCPCSRCINQKSMAQRDVERHILLNGMSSTYTRWIHHGEANDVHVLEEPVDVDPHSNPIEHENNAADRVEDILTDLMGAQVPCNNAANGDGNPSSNHESVFKTLMEEAKHELYPGCTQFSRFSFVVKMLHLKSYYRISNSAFSAQLKVLRKAFPENNCLPNSYEEAKKMLRTLGLGYVSIHVCPNNCVLFRKEYAELDTCPVCQASRWKDPVNKKVPEKVLRHFPLIPRLQRIFATKKTAEEAQWHKLNREPKEKEMSHPADGEAWKDFDKCWPDFAEDARNLRLGLATDGFNPFGNMRSSYSMWPIFVIPYNFPPWSCMQESNFMMALLIPGPRSPGKKHFDVFLQPLIEELLSLWSGVDTVDALTGKDFKLRAAVLWCIHDYPALSTLSGRTTQGFFACLHCDKNPLSYSIRNKLCYIGHCRFLPRRHRLRTNNEYASLHESKEKPGTFTTEELLEELAKVNDVRPGQKRKRSEGHVPIWGRRVSLWDLPYWPSLKLRHNLDVMHIEKNICENLLGTLLGIHGKSKDNVNARLDLADLNIKPELQLQPNGDDYHMPEARYTLSREKKIKFCKFLKETKFPDSYAANIERCITAEGTSLHGLKTHDCHILLQRILPAGMRGILDDDICLVIAELGKFFRELCSQTLNKDILVRMKTEIPAILCKLEKLFPPAFFDVMVHLAVHLPDEAMLRGPVQFGWMYPVERRLYTLKRSVRNKARPEGSIAEAYVADEALTFCSRYMEDVETRFNRAPRNPGFSDPSAFNIDVFGHGVNLIGACDYGYSEDFDQMVWYILYNCDQAQDYIKMFQGELQEAGVQAADIDRRTRLGFATWFRNHMWRLNNSDIVDDDLFALACGPDLRVRSYSSCVVNGVRFCTAERDINKKTQNSGVACAGIHNGRVIDYFGKLTDIIELQYNSKDDGNTRTVVLFRCEWYKLDGKKTALKDDGFFRSVNTGSFWYKKDCFILATQAKQIFYLPDNKHGENWQLVQMFKHRHLYNVDEQNAPSASPYQQTQCIEEDGRRPEVDENLSDLPLNRDDEARQVVDASEVARLMKQNRPAEDGESSGDEIEDDTAVEYWSEGEVAPVEVDSDDE, encoded by the exons ATGGATAGACGATGGATACATGGTGCACTTTTCACACCAGATTATATTGATGGTGTTCGAAATTTCATGAAATTTGTTGAAGAGCGATTTCCTGGGGATGCTGCAATTTTGTGTCCATGTAGTCGGTGTATTAACCAGAAATCCATGGCTCAAAGAGATGTGGAGAGGCACATATTGCTCAATGGGATGTCTAGTACATATACAAGATGGATTCATCATGGAGAGGCCAATGATGTTCATGTTTTGGAGGAACCAGTAGATGTGGATCCACATTCTAATCCTATAGAACATGAAAACAATGCTGCAGATAGAGTTGAAGATATCTTAACAGACCTCATGGGGGCTCAAGTACCTTGTAATAATGCAGCAAATGGAGATGGCAACCCATCTAGTAACCATGAGTCTGTTTTCAAAACTCTGATGGAAGAGGCAAAGCATGAGCTATATCCTGGTTGCACTCAATTTTCAAGGTTTTCATTTGTAGTCAAGATGCTCCATTTGAAGTCATACTACAGGATCAGCAACTCAGCATTTTCTGCACAGTTGAAAGTCTTGCGCAAAGCGTTCCCAGAGAACAATTGTCTTCCCAATTCATATGAAGAAGCAAAGAAAATGCTGCGTACTTTAGGACTGGGTTATGTGTCAATACATGTTTGCCCAAACAATTGCGTGCTATTTAGAAAGGAGTATGCAGAACTTGATACTTGTCCAGTTTGTCAAGCATCAAGATGGAAAGATCCTGTGAATAAGAAGGTTCCAGAAAAAGTATTGCGGCATTTTCCGTTGATACCTAGGCTTCAACGAATATTTGCTACCAAGAAAACAGCAGAGGAAGCACAATGGCATAAGTTGAATAGGGAACCCAAAGAGAAGGAAATGTCCCATCCTGCAGATGGAGAGGCATGGAAAGATTTTGACAAATGCTGGCCAGATTTTGCTGAAGATGCAAGGAACCTTAGGCTTGGCCTGGCTACAGACGGTTTCAATCCGTTTGGCAATATGAGATCATCTTATAGTATGTGGCCTATTTTTGTGATTCCATACAACTTTCCACCTTGGTCATGTATGCAAGAATCAAACTTCATGATGGCTTTGTTGATTCCTGGTCCTAGATCGCCTGGGAAGAAGCACTTTGATGTTTTTCTCCAGCCTCTTATAGAGGAGTTACTTAGTCTTTGGTCTGGTGTTGATACAGTTGATGCTCTGACAGGAAAAGATTTCAAGCTTCGTGCTGCCGTGTTGTGGTGCATTCATGACTATCCAGCACTTAGTACTTTGTCTGGTCGGACCACACAAGGTTTCTTTGCTTGTCTCCATTGTGACAAAAATCCTCTATCATATTCCATAAGGAACAAGCTTTGTTATATTGGTCACTGTCGGTTCCTTCCTAGGCGTCATCGTCTGCGCACGAATAATGAATATGCCTCTCTACATGAAAGCAAAGAGAAGCCAGGTACATTCACAACTGAAGAGCTGTTAGAAGaattggccaaggtaaatgatGTTAGACCAGGTCAAAAAAGGAAGCGTTCAGAGGGACATGTGCCAATTTGGGGTAGGAGGGTTAGTTTGTGGGATTTACCATATTGGCCATCTTTGAAGCTTAGACACAATCTAGATGTGATGCACATTGAAAAGAATATTTGTGAAAACCTCCTTGGTACCCTTCTTGGCATACATGGGAAGTCAAAAGACAATGTTAATGCAAGGCTTGATCTTGCTGATTTGAATATTAAACCAGAATTGCAGTTGCAGCCAAATGGAGATGATTATCACATGCCTGAAGCTAGATACACATTGTCTAGGGAAAAAAAGATTAAATTCTGTAAATTTTTGAAAGAAACAAAGTTCCCAGATAGCTATGCTGCAAATATCGAAAGATGCATAACTGCAGAGGGAACCAGCTTGCATGGGCTTAAAACTCATGACTGCCACATTCTGTTGCAAAGGATATTACCTGCTGGTATGAGAGGTATTTTGGATGATGATATATGTTTAGTGATTGCCGAGCTTGGGAAATTTTTTAGGGAATTGTGCAGCCAAACACTCAACAAAGATATCTTGGTTCGAATGAAGACAGAAATACCAGCTATACTATGCAAGCTTGAAAAACTATTTCCACCCGCTTTTTTTGATGTAATGGTTCACCTTGCTGTCCATTTGCCTGACGAGGCAATGCTTCGAGGGCCAGTGCAATTTGGGTGGATGTATCCTGTTGAGCGACGATTGTACACTTTGAAGAGGTCGGTTAGGAATAAGGCACGACCGGAAGGCTCGATTGCTGAGGCTTATGTTGCAGATGAAGCCCTCACATTCTGCTCTAGGTATATGGAGGATGTGGAGACTAGGTTTAACCGAGCACCGAGAAATCCAGGATTCTCAGATCCATCGGCCTTCAATATTGATGTTTTTGGGCACGGTGTTAATCTGATTGGTGCATGTGACTATGGTTACTCTGAAGATTTTGATCAAATGGTTTGGTATATCCTATATAATTGCGATCAGGCCCAGGATTATATAAA AATGTTTCAAGGCGAATTACAGGAAGCAGGGGTGCAAGCAGCTGATATTGATAGAAGGACTAGGCTTGGATTTGCTACTTGGTTCAGGAACCAT ATGTGGAGGTTGAACAATTCAGATATTGTAGATGATGACCTGTTTGCCTTAGCATGTGGCCCTGACCTGAGAGTAAGATCTTACTCTTCATGTGTTGTCAATGGTGTCCGGTTCTGTACTGCTGAGCGTGACATAAATAAGAAGACTCAAAACTCTGGAGTGGCGTGTGCTGGAATACATAATGGTCGGGTAATTGATTACTTTGGAAAGTTGACAGATATTATTGAGTTGCAGTACAACAGCAAGGATGATGGGAATACAAGAACGGTGGTTCTTTTTAGATGTGAATGGTACAAGCTAGATGGCAAGAAGACTGCACTAAAAGATGATGGTTTTTTTAGAAGCGTCAATACTGGAAGCTTTTGGTACAAGAAAGATTGTTTCATACTAGCGACTCAAGCTAAACAGATTTTCTACCTGCCAGATAATAAGCATGGCGAAAATTGGCAGCTTGTCCAAATGTTTAAGCATCGGCATTTATACAATGTTGATGAACAAAATGCACCTAGTGCATCTCCGTATCAACAGACACAGTGCATTGAGGAAGATGGGAGAAGACCAGAGGTAGATGAGAATTTATCTGACCTGCCTTTGAACCGAGATGATGAAGCTCGCCAGGTTGTTGATGCTTCTGAAGTTGCTCGACTTATGAAGCAAAATCGACCTGCTGAAGATGGTGAATCGTCTGGTGATGAGATAGAGGACGACACGGCTGTGGAATATTGGAGTGAAGGTGAAGTTGCCCCAGTTGAGGTAGATAGCGATGATGAGTAG